From the Garra rufa chromosome 17, GarRuf1.0, whole genome shotgun sequence genome, one window contains:
- the zhx2b gene encoding zinc fingers and homeoboxes protein 2 — protein sequence MSSRRKSSNPCVLRAANVTAEDSEEMDVSAETVLDRDSPVPLTTEENCTSLNDKQESSASEQGLSHRDHEEIPQSEDPLSTLYRCTICSFSTNEFDSLSCHNKVQHPGESCSEVRHIKLDSQGTLEQTTESKTDGSLQEAEDTVYDLGPFVNSSNPAGEDPGKTPIENRILDKGLNVEKELDSRVLKDEIRAVSVNGTIIIPEPTCHVTPLLQRPPNLSTSPTIAVPLHTTKYNPRLDSNATLITSFNRFPYPTHAELSWLTAASKHPEDQIKVWFTTQRLKQGITWSPEEVEEARKKMFNGSVQPAHQNCEDLLAPVGVPLNPGQAHAATLHGFWQTRLASNMTADRSPTMCMPSIATALRQAQTLKRPLGTPLLASEVKRPTGDSKESLRMPPPPAPPPERLTVASSPALSETKTFSPGSLVASDMKRPVPAHFVPPRVGKLPMVQSKEKIPVALPSVLPKERLPLSPIVSTNLKRSVIDQQMSNHTSASSFLAKNKFYNGVTVPVPPAVVTPQESRPTIIQTPSAVPLSLSPTPVLQCKPIEPSVAPVFPCFSSQNGKEIPHGDCFFDQMTNDSQSSRVELALRERSVPTHFPLLERVKDKSPGQMKLLEESFQRNSFPSYNEVEHLVITTRLSREEIESWFLERRALRDDLEQALLNSMGSKRESQQTLLNGAQRRSGTLAFSPVPQVSKSMNLLKNVFVENRWPSPVEFRHLEMQARLARTELVRWFRDSRLAQQSRVLDRKEMFGERNSCRPADVTKRPLREENTTPSSPEIENWFGNVFGQHTGSNGEPIGEGREDLVGNTCELLSDAD from the coding sequence ATGTCAAGCAGAAGGAAGTCGTCCAACCCCTGTGTGCTCCGTGCAGCCAATGTTACTGCAGAAGACTCAGAGGAAATGGATGTTTCAGCGGAAACCGtgttggacagagattcacctGTCCCACTCACAACAGAGGAAAACTGCACATCTCTGAATGATAAGCAAGAGAGTTCTGCATCGGAGCAGGGTTTGAGCCATAGAGATCATGAGGAGATCCCTCAGTCTGAAGATCCACTCAGTACACTCTACCGTTGTACCATCTGCAGTTTCAGTACCAACGAGTTTGACTCCCTCTCATGCCATAATAAAGTCCAACACCCAGGTGAGAGCTGTTCTGAGGTGAGGCATATCAAACTGGATAGCCAAGGCACCCTGGAGCAAACCACTGAGAGCAAGACTGATGGATCCCTTCAGGAAGCTGAGGACACTGTATATGACTTGGGACCATTTGTAAACTCCAGCAATCCAGCAGGCGAAGACCCAGGAAAGACACCTATTGAAAACCGAATTTTGGACAAAGGACTGAATGTGGAGAAGGAGCTGGACAGTCGAGTGTTGAAGGATGAGATCAGAGCAGTAAGCGTAAACGGCACAATCATTATTCCGGAGCCTACGTGTCATGTCACGCCTCTGCTACAGCGACCTCCCAATCTCAGCACCTCTCCGACAATCGCAGTTCCTCTTCACACCACCAAATACAACCCCAGATTGGACAGCAATGCTACCCTGATCACATCTTTCAACAGATTCCCATACCCGACCCACGCTGAGCTCTCCTGGCTCACTGCTGCCTCCAAGCACCCTGAGGATCAAATCAAGGTATGGTTCACCACCCAGCGTCTTAAGCAGGGCATCACCTGGTCCCCTGAGGAAGTAGAGGAAGCCCGTAAGAAGATGTTCAATGGCAGTGTACAACCCGCACACCAGAACTGTGAAGATTTGCTTGCACCTGTTGGTGTGCCGCTCAACCCCGGACAGGCACATGCAGCTACTCTTCATGGATTTTGGCAGACCAGGCTTGCGTCAAACATGACCGCTGATAGATCACCCACTATGTGTATGCCTAGCATTGCTACAGCACTCCGTCAGGCACAGACTCTTAAGCGCCCTTTAGGAACTCCACTCTTGGCTTCAGAGGTCAAACGGCCAACTGGAGACTCCAAAGAGAGTCTGCGCATGCCTCCTCCACCAGCTCCACCACCAGAAAGACTCACTGTGGCTTCTTCTCCTGCGCTTTCAGAGACTAAAACATTCAGCCCAGGTTCTTTGGTGGCCTCAGACATGAAGAGACCTGTCCCTGCACATTTTGTCCCACCTAGGGTGGGGAAACTCCCAATGGTTCAATCCAAAGAGAAGATACCTGTGGCACTTCCTTCGGTGTTGCCCAAAGAAAGACTCCCTTTGTCACCCATAGTGTCCACCAATCTCAAAAGATCTGTAATCGATCAGCAAATGAGCAATCATACTTCAGCCTCCTCCTTCCTAGCTAAAAACAAGTTTTATAATGGTGTAACTGTGCCTGTGCCACCAGCTGTGGTGACCCCACAAGAGAGCAGACCAACGATCATTCAGACTCCGTCGGCCGTGCCTCTGTCCCTGTCTCCAACTCCAGTCCTTCAGTGTAAGCCTATAGAGCCGTCAGTGGCTCCAGTGTTCCCATGCTTCAGTAGTCAGAATGGCAAAGAAATCCCCCACGGGGACTGTTTTTTCGATCAAATGACAAATGATTCCCAGAGCTCACGTGTTGAACTAGCTCTGAGGGAGCGTTCTGTTCCCACTCATTTTCCTCTACTAGAGAGAGTCAAGGATAAGAGTCCTGGTCAAATGAAGCTTCTAGAGGAGAGCTTTCAGAGGAACAGTTTCCCATCCTATAATGAGGTCGAGCACCTCGTGATCACCACTAGACTCTCCAGAGAGGAAATCGAAAGCTGGTTCTTGGAGCGCCGAGCACTTCGAGATGATTTGGAACAGGCCCTGCTGAACTCCATGGGATCTAAACGGGAGTCCCAGCAGACTCTCCTCAATGGAGCTCAGAGACGCTCTGGCACCCTTGCCTTCAGCCCTGTGCCTCAAGTCAGCAAGTCCATGAATCTTCTCAAAAATGTCTTTGTTGAAAACCGCTGGCCTTCGCCTGTAGAGTTCAGGCATTTAGAGATGCAGGCACGGTTGGCTCGCACAGAACTCGTCCGCTGGTTCAGAGACAGTCGGCTAGCTCAGCAGAGCCGTGTCCTAGACCGGAAGGAGATGTTTGGAGAGCGGAACAGCTGCCGGCCTGCGGACGTAACAAAACGACCACTGAGAGAAGAGAACACCACACCCAGCAGCCCAGAGATCGAAAACTGGTTCGGCAACGTGTTCGGCCAGCACACGGGGAGCAACGGGGAGCCGATTGGTGAGGGCAGAGAGGACCTCGTAGGGAACACTTGTGAGCTGCTCTCAGACGCAGATTAG